The following coding sequences lie in one Bacteroidota bacterium genomic window:
- the nqrC gene encoding NADH:ubiquinone reductase (Na(+)-transporting) subunit C, producing MYSNSYIFRYAGIMVIVVAAVLSAAAMLLKPLQERNEAVDKMISILRAAGYDDVNAGNAIELFNNTITNMIVINQDGEVVDDYTGPGKENSRAFKINLKEQLYNKSVNRPFELPLFKASKNGEVIYIIPMRGVGLWGPIWGNIALREDFNTVVGVTFGHKSETPGLGAEIVEPLFTEHFPGKQLFDESGNFVSIRVVKGGAATLGAEMQNHAVDAISGGTITSNGVSDMIRNVLESYEPFIKKLG from the coding sequence ATGTACAGCAATTCTTACATTTTCCGCTATGCTGGCATCATGGTCATCGTTGTGGCTGCAGTGCTCTCGGCTGCTGCCATGTTGCTGAAGCCACTGCAGGAGCGCAACGAAGCCGTGGACAAGATGATCAGCATCCTCAGAGCAGCAGGTTATGATGATGTGAACGCTGGCAATGCGATTGAGTTGTTCAACAACACCATCACCAACATGATTGTCATCAATCAGGATGGAGAAGTGGTGGATGATTACACCGGCCCCGGCAAAGAAAACTCCAGGGCATTCAAGATCAACCTGAAAGAGCAATTGTACAACAAATCGGTCAACCGGCCTTTCGAGCTGCCGCTTTTCAAAGCCAGCAAAAACGGCGAAGTGATCTACATTATCCCGATGAGGGGTGTAGGACTTTGGGGTCCCATCTGGGGCAACATTGCCCTGCGCGAAGATTTCAACACCGTCGTTGGCGTAACCTTTGGTCACAAGTCGGAGACCCCCGGACTGGGTGCAGAAATCGTTGAGCCCCTTTTCACGGAACATTTTCCCGGAAAACAGCTCTTCGACGAAAGCGGCAATTTTGTGTCCATCAGGGTTGTCAAAGGCGGAGCTGCCACGCTGGGTGCCGAAATGCAAAACCATGCGGTGGATGCCATTTCCGGTGGGACGATCACCAGCAATGGTGTCAGCGACATGATTCGCAATGTATTGGAAAGTTATGAACCGTTTATCAAAAAACTCGGATAA